The following proteins come from a genomic window of bacterium:
- a CDS encoding MoaD/ThiS family protein encodes MPTVIIPPPYRGPTQGASQVEVEAGTVREALDAVESQYPGFGPQVFSADGSVHRFVKLFLAEELLDSAGLDRALTKGDFVTVIAAIAGG; translated from the coding sequence ATGCCAACCGTGATCATTCCGCCGCCGTACCGGGGGCCGACCCAAGGCGCGAGCCAGGTCGAGGTAGAGGCCGGGACCGTGCGCGAGGCCCTGGATGCCGTGGAGTCGCAATACCCCGGTTTTGGTCCGCAGGTTTTCTCCGCCGACGGTTCCGTGCACCGTTTCGTGAAGCTGTTTCTGGCCGAGGAACTCCTGGATTCCGCTGGGCTCGATCGCGCTCTCACCAAGGGTGATTTCGTCACGGTGATTGCCGCCATCGCGGGCGGCTGA
- a CDS encoding 3-hydroxyacyl-CoA dehydrogenase: MEIQGTAALVTGGASGLGGATAKEIVSAGGKVVILDLPTSPGEKYAAELGENAIFCPGDVTKPETIEAALDQGIEAFGEIRMVISCAGIGWAQRTVTRDGPHPIEPFAKVVEINLIGTFNSIRLASDRMSKNDPDAGGERGVIINTASVAAYDGQIGQVAYSASKGGIVGMTLPIARDLASMGIRCITIAPGLFDTPLLAGLPEPARQALAANIPFPRRLGDPAEYAHLARSIVENPMLNGLTIRLDGAIRMPPKG, from the coding sequence ATGGAAATCCAGGGAACAGCAGCACTCGTCACCGGAGGCGCATCGGGGCTCGGGGGAGCAACTGCAAAAGAGATTGTTTCAGCGGGCGGGAAGGTCGTGATTCTCGATCTTCCGACTTCGCCGGGCGAGAAGTACGCCGCCGAGCTGGGAGAGAATGCAATCTTCTGCCCGGGCGATGTGACAAAGCCCGAGACCATCGAAGCTGCGCTCGATCAGGGCATCGAGGCCTTCGGCGAAATTCGTATGGTCATCAGCTGCGCGGGAATTGGCTGGGCGCAACGCACGGTCACGCGCGATGGCCCTCACCCGATCGAACCCTTCGCAAAAGTCGTCGAGATCAACTTGATCGGTACTTTCAACTCGATCAGGCTCGCGTCTGATCGCATGTCGAAGAACGATCCCGACGCTGGCGGCGAACGCGGCGTGATCATCAATACCGCGAGTGTCGCCGCATACGACGGTCAGATCGGGCAGGTGGCCTATTCGGCCTCCAAGGGCGGGATCGTCGGCATGACGCTTCCGATCGCCCGCGACCTTGCGAGTATGGGGATCCGTTGCATCACGATCGCGCCCGGTCTATTCGACACGCCGCTGCTGGCGGGCCTTCCCGAACCGGCGCGCCAGGCGCTGGCCGCGAATATTCCCTTCCCGCGACGCCTGGGGGATCCGGCGGAATACGCGCACCTGGCGCGTTCCATCGTCGAGAATCCGATGCTCAACGGCCTGACCATTCGCCTGGACGGCGCGATTCGCATGCCACCAAAGGGTTGA